In the genome of Gloeotrichia echinulata CP02, one region contains:
- a CDS encoding alpha/beta hydrolase, whose translation MFANFLPPTVGQLTETSSIALAQSIQSQAIATTLIDAPITTSYVCQGSGDTPILLIHGFDSSVLEFRRLLPLLAVDNQTWAVDLLGFGFTDRVAGIQFSPDTIKTHLYCFWKTLINQPVILVGASMGGATAIDFTLTYPEVVQKLVLIDSAGLKPGSPLSKYMFPPLGYLATEFLRSPKIRDRISRSAYKNPSLVSVDALHCGALHLQMPFWSQALIAFTKSGGYGAFNLDILAQIVQNTLILWGDSDKILGIRDAEKFHRAIPHSKLVWIPDCGHIPHLEQPQITAQHILQFR comes from the coding sequence ATGTTTGCTAATTTTCTTCCTCCTACAGTTGGGCAACTGACAGAAACCTCTTCTATCGCTCTTGCTCAAAGTATTCAAAGTCAAGCGATCGCTACCACCTTAATTGATGCACCAATTACCACCAGCTATGTCTGTCAAGGAAGTGGCGATACACCGATTTTATTAATCCACGGCTTTGACAGTTCTGTGTTAGAATTTCGTCGCTTGTTGCCGCTGCTGGCGGTAGATAATCAAACTTGGGCTGTGGATTTGTTGGGTTTTGGATTCACAGACAGAGTTGCAGGGATTCAGTTTAGCCCAGATACTATTAAAACTCACTTGTATTGTTTCTGGAAAACCCTGATTAACCAACCTGTAATTTTGGTGGGGGCTTCGATGGGGGGTGCAACGGCGATTGATTTTACCCTCACTTACCCCGAAGTTGTGCAAAAGTTGGTGTTAATCGACAGTGCTGGGTTAAAGCCGGGTTCACCGTTAAGTAAGTACATGTTTCCGCCCTTGGGTTATTTAGCAACGGAGTTTTTGCGTAGTCCAAAAATCCGCGATCGCATTTCCCGTAGTGCTTACAAAAATCCCAGTCTTGTTTCTGTCGATGCTCTACATTGTGGCGCATTACACCTACAAATGCCTTTTTGGAGTCAAGCTTTGATTGCCTTTACCAAAAGTGGTGGTTACGGTGCTTTTAATTTAGATATTTTAGCACAAATTGTGCAAAATACCTTGATTTTGTGGGGCGATTCTGATAAAATATTGGGTATTCGAGATGCCGAGAAATTCCACAGGGCAATTCCCCACAGTAAACTGGTTTGGATTCCAGATTGCGGTCATATTCCCCATTTGGAGCAACCACAAATCACTGCCCAACACATTTTACAATTTCGATGA
- a CDS encoding carbon dioxide-concentrating mechanism protein CcmK — translation MPMAVGVIETLGFPSVLAAADAMVKSAAVTLVYYGIAESGRLLVAVRGHVAEVKTAVEAGIAAGEQVKVDTVITHYIVPNPPENVETILPIHFTQKSEPFRMF, via the coding sequence ATGCCAATGGCGGTGGGCGTAATTGAAACATTAGGTTTTCCTTCAGTGTTGGCAGCAGCAGATGCAATGGTAAAATCTGCCGCTGTCACACTTGTGTATTATGGTATAGCGGAAAGCGGTCGTTTGCTGGTCGCTGTCCGAGGACATGTTGCTGAAGTCAAAACAGCAGTTGAAGCCGGAATAGCTGCTGGAGAGCAAGTGAAGGTTGATACAGTTATCACCCATTACATAGTTCCCAATCCCCCAGAAAATGTGGAAACCATTCTTCCAATCCACTTCACACAAAAATCTGAGCCTTTCCGCATGTTCTAA
- a CDS encoding BMC domain-containing protein: MSLQAVGSLETKGFPAVLAAADAMVKAGRVTLVGYIRVGSARFTVNIRGDVSEVKTAMAAGVEAAENVYGGTLESWVIIPRPHENVEAVLPIAYTEAVQQYRESVENPIIRSSGGR, encoded by the coding sequence ATGTCATTACAGGCAGTTGGGTCACTCGAAACTAAGGGTTTTCCTGCTGTATTAGCAGCAGCAGATGCGATGGTTAAAGCTGGTCGAGTCACCCTCGTCGGTTATATCAGAGTCGGTAGCGCCCGTTTTACAGTCAACATTCGTGGAGATGTTTCTGAAGTCAAAACCGCTATGGCTGCTGGTGTCGAAGCAGCAGAAAATGTATATGGTGGCACCTTAGAATCTTGGGTGATTATTCCTCGTCCCCATGAAAACGTCGAAGCAGTGCTACCCATAGCCTACACAGAAGCAGTTCAGCAATATCGCGAATCTGTAGAAAACCCCATCATCCGGTCATCGGGCGGGCGATAG
- a CDS encoding HetZ-related protein 2, whose amino-acid sequence MGVVMQTFKQGFEERNLVMPTEAEKLAQYWRKRLAVERPEQSITNRESIILWLLGRECQRFDLLKSQELDLAKQAMEYRYRILVQRYLGLARERAYRHLITRLASVATLRNKIQTWVALSRDRQRTVLDVLKEVLQELLQSDSYMQEQIASINKLTTDKRLRDMLLFASIEEYCLRPVRNQPLLAYRFVNYLRRTQRGGLTQVPGSDVIRLVSEEILGEDNENPVNLVDSQAIAQYQEEQEQEEQQALRQTVRKEFENYLQQNLGQEAVDWLQMYLQGKSQEEIAKKLNKSIKDVYRLREKISYHAVRVFALKGQTELVDVWLSISLEEHNLGLTPNQWEQLHEQLTPLGRQILKLRKAGNSIEVIAQQLKLKTHQVLGEWTKIYLAAQALRTAT is encoded by the coding sequence ATGGGGGTTGTGATGCAAACTTTCAAACAGGGTTTCGAGGAGCGCAATCTCGTTATGCCAACAGAAGCAGAAAAACTGGCGCAATATTGGCGAAAACGTCTAGCGGTAGAGCGTCCAGAACAAAGTATAACTAACAGAGAAAGTATAATTCTCTGGCTGTTAGGACGTGAATGCCAACGCTTCGATCTGCTCAAATCGCAGGAACTCGATCTGGCGAAGCAAGCGATGGAATATCGCTATCGAATTTTAGTACAGCGTTACTTGGGTTTAGCACGAGAACGAGCTTATCGGCACCTCATAACTCGACTGGCGAGTGTAGCGACCTTACGGAATAAAATTCAAACTTGGGTAGCCCTGAGCCGCGATCGCCAGCGCACTGTGCTAGATGTGTTAAAAGAAGTACTCCAAGAATTGCTGCAAAGTGATAGCTACATGCAGGAACAAATCGCTTCTATCAACAAATTGACAACGGATAAGCGACTGCGGGATATGCTGCTATTTGCTAGCATAGAAGAGTATTGTTTAAGACCAGTACGCAATCAACCCCTACTAGCTTACCGCTTTGTGAATTACTTACGTCGGACTCAGCGTGGTGGCTTAACTCAAGTACCAGGTAGTGACGTAATTAGGCTAGTTTCTGAAGAAATTCTCGGCGAAGACAATGAAAATCCGGTGAACTTAGTCGATAGTCAGGCGATCGCCCAATATCAAGAGGAACAAGAACAAGAGGAGCAACAGGCGCTACGTCAAACCGTACGAAAAGAATTTGAAAATTATTTACAACAAAATCTCGGACAAGAGGCGGTAGACTGGCTACAAATGTATCTCCAAGGCAAATCCCAAGAAGAGATCGCCAAAAAGCTCAATAAGTCGATTAAAGATGTCTACCGTCTGCGAGAAAAAATTAGCTACCATGCAGTCCGTGTTTTTGCCCTCAAGGGACAAACAGAACTCGTGGATGTCTGGCTTTCCATTTCCTTAGAAGAACACAACTTGGGACTAACACCAAATCAATGGGAACAACTTCATGAACAATTGACTCCACTGGGGCGACAAATCCTGAAATTGCGGAAAGCCGGTAACTCAATCGAAGTCATCGCCCAACAGTTAAAACTCAAAACCCATCAAGTGCTGGGAGAATGGACAAAAATCTATCTCGCAGCCCAAGCTTTAAGAACTGCTACATAA
- a CDS encoding pilus assembly protein PilB, with product MLSSEGKLIDTKVIGQQSAKQRESQKARDRQQIFHLIDSLLSFEVCLHHQILPIGLEDNNLLLGMVYPLDKEALAYVKRILSYINCTMVTQAIAADAHRDMLSTYLNYKNTSLPDAQPSHQPEVNLASKHRAATTNDKLKSSLNHKSQVNQPQTLQTEDPQADFSPFSYPDSLSETTAILRTVDESTEEDTGIAIHSDKLAVITVEAPDILSPLEVLPKLPPKQLLAELLGRVLAGGIGRLYLERQPYEGRILWSDNGVLQSVIEDLPLSLLQGVLNELKRFGGLPVTTVTEAKQIEKECLYKQNHLLLRLRVMPGMYGEEATLQVLRGAALKFYQQQQLGHVSRDALGIAQQLSLKLNDLQQRLVHNPNLQSEQIENLLALSGLMKNLDQQIKTLSGSRQLPKNKK from the coding sequence ATGTTGTCTTCAGAGGGCAAACTTATTGATACTAAAGTAATTGGGCAGCAAAGTGCCAAACAGCGTGAGTCCCAAAAGGCAAGGGATCGCCAGCAAATATTCCATCTGATAGATAGTCTCTTGTCCTTTGAAGTTTGCCTTCACCACCAAATTTTACCCATTGGATTAGAAGACAACAACCTATTGCTGGGTATGGTTTATCCGTTAGACAAAGAGGCGCTAGCTTACGTGAAGCGAATTTTGTCTTACATAAATTGCACAATGGTAACTCAGGCGATCGCAGCCGATGCTCATCGCGACATGCTCTCCACTTACCTCAACTACAAGAATACATCCCTCCCAGATGCCCAACCATCGCATCAGCCAGAAGTTAACCTAGCCTCGAAACACCGCGCAGCTACCACAAACGACAAACTTAAATCCTCACTCAATCACAAATCTCAAGTAAATCAACCACAAACCCTGCAAACTGAAGACCCACAGGCAGATTTTTCCCCCTTCTCATATCCAGATAGCTTGTCTGAAACTACCGCCATCCTTCGCACCGTAGATGAAAGTACAGAGGAGGACACAGGCATTGCAATACACTCAGATAAGTTAGCTGTGATCACAGTCGAAGCCCCAGATATATTAAGTCCCCTTGAGGTACTGCCTAAATTACCACCCAAGCAATTATTGGCAGAATTATTAGGACGAGTTCTCGCGGGGGGAATTGGTCGCCTGTATTTGGAAAGACAGCCTTATGAAGGTAGAATACTCTGGAGTGATAATGGCGTCTTACAGTCTGTAATTGAAGATTTGCCCCTCTCCCTTTTGCAAGGGGTACTTAATGAATTGAAGCGATTTGGTGGTTTACCTGTAACGACAGTTACAGAAGCAAAACAGATAGAAAAAGAATGCCTCTATAAGCAAAACCATTTGTTATTACGCTTGCGAGTTATGCCAGGAATGTATGGCGAAGAGGCTACACTACAAGTGCTACGGGGAGCAGCATTAAAGTTCTATCAACAACAACAATTAGGTCATGTCAGCCGCGACGCCTTGGGAATTGCTCAACAACTCAGTTTAAAATTAAATGACCTACAACAAAGGCTTGTCCACAATCCCAATCTGCAATCTGAGCAAATAGAGAATTTGCTTGCTCTGAGTGGATTAATGAAAAATTTAGACCAACAGATAAAAACCCTGTCCGGGAGTAGACAGTTACCAAAGAACAAAAAATAA
- a CDS encoding Crp/Fnr family transcriptional regulator: MQTEVFSQLFPLLSTANPQTLEWLLNVAIDHEYPEGRAVLMEDAWGNAVYFVVSGWIKVRRTSKDDSVALAILGRGDFFGEMAVLDESPRSTDVIALSPVKLLSISRERFIQILFKDPQLHHRMLQLMVRRLRQINVRLQMRSAPPAVKLAHTLVNLTESYGEESDQGKEIFNIPFKDLAEVTEISVDETTKIMEKLDEKGWIKIDSANNVIYLVNFKQLINLAGKV, encoded by the coding sequence ATGCAGACTGAGGTTTTTAGTCAACTTTTTCCCTTATTGAGTACAGCCAATCCCCAAACTTTAGAATGGCTACTCAACGTTGCAATTGACCACGAATACCCAGAAGGGCGAGCCGTTTTGATGGAAGATGCGTGGGGTAACGCGGTTTACTTTGTAGTTTCTGGTTGGATCAAAGTCCGGCGCACCTCCAAAGATGATTCTGTAGCTCTGGCAATTTTAGGCCGTGGCGATTTTTTTGGCGAAATGGCCGTTTTGGATGAATCGCCACGTTCAACCGATGTTATAGCCCTTTCGCCAGTCAAGTTACTTAGTATCTCCAGAGAGCGTTTTATCCAAATATTGTTTAAAGACCCGCAGTTACATCACCGAATGTTACAACTAATGGTGCGGCGATTACGGCAAATAAACGTCCGTTTGCAAATGCGATCTGCACCACCAGCAGTCAAACTAGCTCATACCCTAGTCAATTTGACCGAAAGCTATGGTGAGGAATCAGACCAAGGAAAGGAAATTTTTAATATTCCTTTCAAAGATTTAGCTGAGGTAACAGAAATCAGCGTAGACGAAACAACCAAAATAATGGAAAAACTCGACGAAAAAGGTTGGATCAAAATTGATAGCGCCAATAACGTGATTTATCTGGTCAACTTCAAACAATTGATTAATTTAGCGGGTAAAGTTTAA
- a CDS encoding M61 family metallopeptidase: protein MTEATAIRPDIRTQENLPTIHYLVAMPQPETHLFEVTLHLVNYISPVLDLKMPVWSPGSYLVREYAKNLQDFAAFAGDEALPWQKISKNHWQVNKNGVSELTIRYRIFANELTVRTNHLDTTHGYFNGAALFFRIPGLEGQPIRVTIVPPYPEWQVTTAITQYGNKVNTFSATDFDTLVDSPFEIGAHKLYDFEVLGKPHELAIWGQGNLQVEEVISDIQKIIHVEAQMFGGLPYERYVFLLHLLNQGYGGLEHKNCCSLIYQRFGFRTQDKYERFIQLVAHEFFHLWNVKRIRPKALEIFDYDQENYTPSLWFCEGTTSYYDLLIPLWAGLYDAKSYLNHLSKEITRFLTTSGRKVQPLSESSFDAWIKLYRPDANSGNSQISYYLKGAMVSLLLDLLIREKYGNQSSFNDVMRQMWQQFGKSEIGYTPEQLQAVIESVAGIDLSNFFKRYIDGTEELPFNDYLKPFGLQLVGEQEQEPYFGVKVNTENGREIFKFVETGSPAQAAGIDFGDELLAIDGIKITASGLSDRLKDYQPNDTIDVTLFHHDILRTLSVTLANPRPTRYQVVPIQNAESAQQENLAGWLGISAKSLF from the coding sequence ATGACAGAAGCAACAGCAATTCGTCCTGACATCCGCACTCAAGAAAACTTGCCGACTATTCATTACCTAGTAGCAATGCCTCAACCAGAAACCCATCTGTTTGAGGTGACTTTGCACCTTGTAAACTATATATCACCAGTTCTTGATTTAAAAATGCCAGTATGGTCTCCAGGTTCATACTTGGTTCGAGAATATGCGAAGAATTTACAAGATTTTGCTGCTTTTGCGGGCGATGAAGCTTTACCTTGGCAGAAAATCAGTAAAAATCACTGGCAAGTAAATAAAAACGGCGTTTCTGAATTAACTATACGTTACCGCATTTTTGCTAATGAACTAACGGTTAGGACAAATCACCTAGATACCACTCACGGGTATTTTAACGGTGCCGCCCTGTTTTTTAGAATACCTGGTTTGGAAGGACAACCCATTCGCGTTACTATCGTTCCACCATATCCAGAATGGCAAGTTACTACGGCAATTACACAATACGGTAATAAAGTCAATACTTTTTCGGCTACTGATTTTGACACTCTTGTCGATAGTCCCTTTGAAATTGGTGCCCACAAGTTGTACGACTTTGAGGTATTGGGAAAACCCCATGAACTAGCAATCTGGGGACAGGGGAATTTGCAAGTTGAGGAAGTGATTTCTGATATTCAGAAAATTATCCATGTGGAAGCACAGATGTTTGGTGGTTTACCCTATGAACGATATGTGTTTCTGCTACATTTATTGAACCAAGGTTATGGTGGTTTGGAGCATAAAAACTGCTGCTCATTAATTTATCAGCGTTTTGGTTTTCGCACTCAAGATAAGTACGAGCGCTTTATACAATTAGTAGCACATGAGTTCTTTCATTTATGGAACGTGAAGCGAATTCGCCCCAAAGCCCTAGAGATTTTTGATTACGACCAAGAAAACTATACACCCTCCCTATGGTTCTGTGAGGGGACTACGAGTTACTATGACCTGTTGATTCCTTTATGGGCAGGTCTTTATGATGCTAAGTCATATTTGAATCATTTATCCAAGGAAATTACTCGCTTCCTCACCACATCAGGACGCAAGGTACAACCCCTTTCGGAGTCTAGTTTTGATGCTTGGATTAAACTCTATCGTCCAGATGCTAATAGCGGAAATTCGCAAATTTCCTACTATTTGAAGGGGGCAATGGTATCCTTATTACTAGATTTATTAATTCGCGAAAAGTATGGAAATCAAAGCTCCTTCAATGATGTGATGCGCCAAATGTGGCAACAATTTGGGAAGTCTGAAATTGGTTATACGCCAGAACAGTTGCAAGCAGTAATTGAATCAGTAGCCGGAATAGATTTGAGCAATTTCTTTAAACGCTACATTGATGGGACTGAAGAATTACCTTTTAATGACTATTTGAAACCTTTTGGCTTGCAATTGGTAGGTGAACAGGAACAAGAACCTTACTTCGGTGTGAAAGTAAATACCGAAAATGGGCGGGAAATATTTAAGTTTGTTGAGACAGGTTCACCAGCGCAAGCAGCAGGAATTGATTTTGGCGATGAGTTGCTAGCAATTGATGGGATTAAAATCACAGCCAGTGGGTTAAGCGATCGCCTGAAGGATTACCAACCCAACGATACTATCGACGTTACACTTTTCCACCACGACATACTCCGCACCCTCAGCGTGACTTTAGCAAATCCACGTCCCACACGGTATCAAGTGGTTCCCATTCAAAATGCTGAATCAGCGCAGCAAGAAAACTTAGCTGGGTGGTTAGGGATATCAGCTAAGAGTCTTTTTTGA
- a CDS encoding ABC transporter ATP-binding protein, translating to MANVRLEDIKRRFNNVTAIEEISFEIPDGEFWVLVGPSGCGKSTILRTIAGLEIATSGKLFIGDRLVNNIPARQRDVAMVFQNYALYPHMTVAQNIAFGLQMRKFDPRMIQERVLTVARSLSLENLLDRKPKQLSGGQQQRVALGRAIAREPQVFLLDEPLSNLDAQLRDDTRAELKQLHQSLGITTIYVTHDQVEAMTLADKIVVLNRGRIQQIGDPQTIYQNPANAMVATFLGSPPMNLIPAIYKGNSFDVSGQPLPILANALRNLQLAQGQSVDLGIRPEHIIINSELSTQNSALLLVEVKLVEPLGRETLIRTNLPNSSAVLNVQVGGDVRPRPGDRLSLQLDLNQLFVFDPNSGERIFP from the coding sequence ATGGCAAACGTTCGTCTAGAAGATATTAAGCGTAGATTCAACAACGTCACCGCGATCGAGGAAATTAGTTTTGAAATTCCCGATGGTGAATTTTGGGTTTTAGTCGGACCTTCTGGTTGCGGTAAGTCTACTATTTTGCGAACAATCGCCGGTTTGGAAATTGCCACATCAGGTAAACTGTTTATAGGCGATCGCCTGGTAAACAATATCCCCGCTAGACAGCGCGATGTGGCGATGGTGTTCCAAAACTACGCCCTCTATCCTCACATGACTGTAGCCCAAAATATTGCCTTTGGGTTACAAATGCGGAAGTTTGACCCAAGGATGATTCAAGAAAGGGTATTGACAGTTGCGCGATCGCTTTCTCTCGAAAACCTCCTAGATCGCAAACCCAAACAACTTTCCGGTGGACAGCAACAACGGGTAGCATTAGGAAGAGCGATCGCCCGTGAACCACAAGTATTTTTACTTGATGAACCTTTATCTAATTTAGATGCTCAATTGCGAGATGATACACGAGCAGAATTAAAACAGCTACATCAATCTTTGGGAATTACGACTATTTACGTTACCCATGATCAAGTCGAAGCCATGACTTTGGCTGATAAAATTGTCGTGCTAAATCGCGGACGCATTCAACAAATTGGCGACCCGCAAACGATTTATCAAAATCCTGCTAATGCAATGGTGGCAACTTTTTTAGGTAGTCCACCAATGAATCTTATCCCCGCTATCTATAAGGGTAATAGTTTTGATGTCAGTGGGCAACCACTACCTATTCTAGCAAATGCACTCAGAAATTTACAATTAGCTCAAGGACAAAGTGTTGATTTAGGAATTCGTCCAGAACATATAATAATTAACTCAGAACTCAGCACTCAAAACTCAGCACTATTATTAGTTGAAGTTAAGCTGGTCGAACCCTTGGGAAGGGAAACTTTAATTCGTACAAATTTACCCAATTCATCGGCGGTTTTGAATGTTCAGGTGGGTGGGGATGTGCGTCCACGTCCAGGCGATCGCCTTTCGCTACAATTAGATTTAAATCAGTTATTTGTGTTTGATCCAAATAGTGGCGAGAGAATATTTCCTTAG
- a CDS encoding cache domain-containing protein, with protein sequence MTNNKIAQFTHKSLNQKWRSLSFRTKLSILLVSGAVLPTILATQGILIVAERSLLRSQQDSLQKDLVNLQHHVEEVEKHYQEMAQALQKSVELVGIDFSEPTAVTSKQDLLQKIIAEPIDTELKPSFYVITDTQGRTIAQNIQIISELSDRLPIKNAVPAVPNYQKVSVPIGIDFSELTIVKNALNHQRSLSGTELISSNLIQNLGIAAQADIGQIPQKTENLPESKIPFPAGTYKIDDGRIGLGIIAVQPIKKNDQIVALAIVGNLLNRNYQLVDSVTHTSRVSTATLFAYDWRVTTNVPTYDGQKRAIGTRVAREVATCVLDQGRMFVGSTNIVGQTYRTTYAPIYDHRRDLNLAEAQPIGIYYVGDPETKIQQTLTTLAMTGYSIGGGILCLAVIIVLPIASTFSDSIRRLTNFAQLIGRGEQGIRLEENQSQDEIGILGRELNKMAIRIESNLDQVIAKELQIRQQAQQLEEALKQLQQTQMQLVENAKMSSLEMLVAGLAHEINNPVTFIYSNVKYAQQYIDDLIKLMQVYQNNDHDYVSQIENIKEEIDWEFLETDLPHLLQSMKTGAERIQRIVQMLRIFSRMDEAEYKSVNLHDGLDSILELLQYRLQSTENHPAIEVIKEYGQIPLIECYAGQINQVFLNIISNAIDALKATCEFSDLAVDSPNIRIRTKQIDSTQVRIHIVDNGLGMSENVKERIFEPFFTTKPVGQGTGMGLAISYQIVTQRHGGMLECISTPGKGTEFVITIPLQAG encoded by the coding sequence ATGACAAATAACAAAATAGCTCAATTTACCCACAAATCACTCAATCAGAAATGGAGGAGCTTGAGTTTTCGCACCAAGTTATCTATATTACTTGTCAGTGGTGCCGTCTTACCAACTATTTTAGCAACCCAGGGGATTTTAATAGTTGCCGAACGTAGTCTGTTGAGGAGTCAACAAGATTCACTGCAAAAAGACTTAGTTAACTTGCAGCACCATGTTGAAGAAGTTGAAAAACACTATCAGGAAATGGCGCAAGCACTACAAAAAAGTGTGGAATTGGTAGGAATTGATTTTAGTGAACCTACAGCAGTTACTAGTAAACAGGACTTACTGCAAAAAATAATTGCTGAACCGATAGATACAGAATTAAAGCCTAGTTTTTATGTAATTACAGATACACAAGGTCGCACGATAGCCCAGAACATACAGATAATTTCTGAATTAAGCGATCGCTTACCTATTAAAAATGCAGTTCCTGCTGTTCCGAACTATCAAAAAGTTTCCGTACCGATAGGGATTGATTTCAGTGAACTAACTATTGTGAAAAATGCCCTGAATCACCAGCGCAGTTTATCGGGAACAGAGTTAATCAGTAGTAATTTAATACAAAATTTAGGGATAGCTGCACAAGCTGATATTGGGCAAATACCACAAAAGACGGAAAATTTACCAGAGTCAAAAATTCCCTTTCCTGCAGGTACTTACAAGATTGATGACGGTCGCATCGGCTTAGGGATCATAGCAGTACAACCAATTAAGAAAAATGATCAAATTGTGGCTTTGGCGATAGTTGGGAACTTATTAAATCGCAACTATCAACTGGTAGATAGTGTTACCCATACCTCACGAGTTTCAACTGCAACCCTATTTGCCTATGATTGGCGTGTGACTACAAATGTACCTACTTATGATGGTCAAAAACGGGCAATTGGCACCAGGGTAGCGCGAGAAGTTGCAACATGTGTTCTCGATCAGGGAAGAATGTTTGTTGGTAGTACCAATATTGTTGGGCAAACTTATAGAACTACCTATGCTCCAATATATGACCATCGGCGTGATTTAAATCTGGCTGAGGCGCAACCTATCGGGATTTACTATGTAGGTGATCCAGAAACTAAAATCCAGCAAACTCTGACTACACTGGCAATGACAGGATATAGCATTGGTGGTGGTATTTTATGTTTAGCTGTGATTATAGTTTTGCCCATCGCTAGCACTTTTTCTGACTCGATCCGAAGGTTAACGAATTTTGCACAACTTATTGGTAGAGGAGAACAGGGAATAAGACTAGAAGAAAATCAAAGTCAAGACGAAATTGGCATTTTAGGACGTGAACTCAATAAGATGGCTATTCGGATTGAAAGCAACTTAGATCAGGTAATCGCCAAAGAGTTACAAATTCGTCAACAAGCACAACAGCTAGAAGAGGCTTTAAAGCAGCTACAACAAACCCAAATGCAGCTTGTAGAAAATGCAAAAATGTCCAGTCTAGAAATGCTTGTAGCAGGCTTGGCTCATGAAATTAATAATCCGGTAACTTTTATTTATAGCAATGTTAAATATGCTCAACAATATATCGATGATCTAATCAAATTAATGCAAGTTTATCAAAATAATGATCATGATTATGTGTCGCAAATTGAGAACATAAAAGAAGAGATAGATTGGGAATTTTTGGAGACGGATTTGCCCCATTTACTCCAGTCAATGAAAACAGGAGCCGAAAGAATTCAACGAATTGTGCAAATGTTGCGTATTTTCTCCCGAATGGATGAAGCTGAATACAAAAGCGTAAATCTTCATGACGGACTAGATAGTATACTGGAGTTACTACAATACCGTCTGCAATCCACAGAAAATCATCCGGCAATTGAGGTAATTAAAGAATATGGTCAAATCCCCTTGATTGAGTGCTATGCTGGGCAAATTAACCAAGTATTTCTCAATATTATCAGCAATGCAATTGATGCTTTAAAAGCAACTTGCGAATTCTCGGATTTAGCTGTTGATTCCCCTAACATTCGCATTCGCACAAAACAAATAGATTCAACCCAGGTGAGAATTCACATTGTTGATAATGGTCTGGGAATGTCAGAAAATGTAAAAGAGCGGATATTTGAACCTTTTTTTACGACAAAACCTGTAGGTCAAGGTACGGGTATGGGTCTAGCAATTAGTTACCAAATTGTTACTCAAAGACATGGTGGAATGTTGGAATGTATTTCTACCCCTGGAAAAGGGACAGAATTTGTGATTACTATTCCCTTGCAAGCTGGTTGA
- a CDS encoding GUN4 domain-containing protein, with the protein MTDPMIVSSPANDIDSLRQPLIAGSVQLQLQIIPQLADLGNEGLDVLMEFLLKRRDTPANWVDGKAYQVLYNSDAPKVKEFLLSYFPEGIVPLKSESGINYNPLQQVLATQDFQAADRLTIQKMCEVAGPTAIQRKWLYFTDIDNFPAIDLQTINTLWLVHSEGKFGFSVQREIWLGLSKNWDNFWPKIGWKNGNNWTRYPHEFTWDLSAPRGHLPLSNQLRGVRVIASLLAHPTWTKSATN; encoded by the coding sequence ATGACAGACCCAATGATTGTATCAAGCCCTGCTAATGACATCGACTCCCTTCGACAACCTTTAATCGCTGGGTCAGTTCAACTCCAATTACAAATAATCCCACAGTTAGCTGACTTGGGTAATGAGGGGTTAGATGTATTAATGGAGTTTTTACTGAAACGTCGTGACACCCCAGCAAATTGGGTAGATGGCAAAGCCTATCAAGTCCTCTACAACTCTGATGCACCTAAAGTCAAAGAATTTCTGCTTTCCTATTTTCCTGAGGGAATTGTACCTCTAAAATCAGAGTCTGGGATTAATTATAATCCTTTGCAACAAGTACTTGCTACCCAAGACTTTCAAGCGGCTGATCGCTTGACAATTCAAAAGATGTGTGAAGTCGCAGGTCCTACTGCAATACAAAGAAAATGGTTGTATTTTACTGATATTGACAATTTTCCTGCTATAGACTTGCAAACAATTAATACCCTCTGGCTAGTCCACTCTGAGGGTAAATTTGGTTTTTCGGTACAGCGAGAAATCTGGTTAGGTTTAAGTAAAAACTGGGATAATTTTTGGCCGAAAATTGGCTGGAAAAATGGCAATAATTGGACGAGATATCCCCACGAGTTTACTTGGGATTTGAGCGCCCCTAGAGGTCACTTACCCTTGTCTAATCAACTCCGGGGAGTGCGCGTTATTGCTTCTTTACTAGCACATCCTACTTGGACTAAGAGTGCCACAAATTAA